The sequence below is a genomic window from Lysobacter capsici.
ATCAGGCCAACACCGGCAGACAAACCTTGGATCGCGCGAAAGAAAAGCAAAGTAGGCAGATCGGTAGAGAGCGCGCACGCCACCGAAGCCAGCGTAAACACCCCCAAACCACCAATAATCACCCGGCGCCGCCCGATCGCATCCGACAGCGGCCCATGCACGATGCTCATCAACGCATACGCGACCAGGTATACGCTGATGGTCTGCTGCATCTGCAGCTTGTCCGCGCCCAATTCGGCGCCCATCGCCGGAAACGCCGGGAAGATGGTGTCGATCGAGAACGGCCCGAACATCGCCAGGCCGCCCAGCAACAGCGCAAGGCGACGGATCGACAACGGTGCCTTGGCCGAAGCGTTCATCAGCTGGCCGCGCCCGAGGCCCGGGAGTCGATCGACACTTCGTCCGGCGGGCCCTTGAGTTCGACCAGATTGCCTTCCGGGTCGAACAAGTATTGCGAAGGACCCTCGCCCTCGGCGCCATAGCGCGAACCGAACTCGCCGATGCGCACGCCATGCGCATCCAGATGAGCCACGATCGCCTCGCGGTCGAACGGCTGCGCGCGCAGGCACAGGTGATCCATGTTGCGGCCCTCCTCGCCCGGCGCGGCGCCGCCCATGCGGCCGATCTTGCCGTCGACGTCGACCAGGTCGATCAGCGAGGCGCCGGCGCGCAACTGCACTAGCCCGATCGGGTCCTGGCGGCGCTCGATGGTGCAGCCGAGCACCTCGCAGTAGAAGGCGACCATCGCGGCGGTGTCGCGCACGCGCAGCACCACGTGATCGAGTTGCATCAGCTGGAACGGTCGCGCGCTCATGTCGGGCGTCGGAGGGCTTGGGGGAGACTTCACAGTCTACAACCGCGCGGGTGCGCGATCGGGTGGGAAGTTGTTTTGATTTGTCGATTGGTGGTTGTCGGTTGTCGATTGGTGGGGGCGGGCGTCCATTGCCGTGCCTCCATCGCCGTGCTGACGACTGCCTCGCCGACGACGTCAGCAAGTCGTAACTCACACCTACGTCATTCCTCCTACTCGTCATTCCCGCGAAGGCGGGAATCCAGAGACTTCAGCGTCATCTTTCCAGTTTGTAACTCGCACCTCCATCGATCTCCCTACCGTCATTCCCGCGAACGCGGGAATCCAGAGGCTTCAGCGTCATCTTTCCAGGTCGTAACTCGCACCTGCGTCGCTCTCTCCTACCGTCATTCCCGCGAACGCGGGAATCCAGCGACTTTCGTGCGAGAACGCTTGAAGTCACTGGATTCCCGCGTTCGCGGGAATGACGAACTGAAAGATTCGCGCCTGTAGCAGGGATTCGTACCCACGCGACGGCTTTCATATCCCGCGCCGTCGTCGCGGCTTCTTCGACCCGCCCCAAACCCGCCCCAACCCATTCGACCACCCCAACCCCCTCGCCCATCCCCATCCCTGAACCCGCCCCAGCCCCTGCCCCCCAGCCCCATCCCCGGCTATAATCGCCAGCTTGAAACACCCGGTGGGAGAAGCGGCCCGGCCCTCAAGCCTGGACCCGCTGCCGAAGGCGCAACGCCCGTAATCGCTCAGGCCCCATACCGCCGCGTGTACAAACTCTGGAGAGACCGACCACCCGAGCTACAACGGGCGGAACCGGCGCCGAAGGGGCACGAAGCCAGCGCGGAACGGAGCGGCCCCCAACGGCCATCCCTCCCCAGCCGTCACACCGCAGCCTGACCGCAGCGGCGCTTCCAAACTCTCAGGCAAAAGGACAGAGGGGCGCCTCGCGTGCGGCACCGCACGCTGCCTACGGACGCCCCCTGCCCATGACGAACGTATCCCTGCGCGACCT
It includes:
- a CDS encoding VOC family protein, producing the protein MSARPFQLMQLDHVVLRVRDTAAMVAFYCEVLGCTIERRQDPIGLVQLRAGASLIDLVDVDGKIGRMGGAAPGEEGRNMDHLCLRAQPFDREAIVAHLDAHGVRIGEFGSRYGAEGEGPSQYLFDPEGNLVELKGPPDEVSIDSRASGAAS